ATGCCCGCCGCCTTCAATGAACTGATGCGCATCCGCGAAGTGCTGGAAAACCACTTCCACGACATGCAGGACTTTGAATTCACCATTCAGGACCGCACCGTGTACATGCTCCAGACCCGCAACGGCAAGCGCACCGGCGTGGCCGCTTTCCGCATCGCCTGTGAAATGGTGGAGCAGGGCCTGATCGACTGGAAAACCGCCGTGCGCCGCATCCCCGCGGACCAGGTGGACCAGCTGCTGACCCCCATCTTTGACCGTGAAGCCATCAAGCAGGCCAAGATGCTCACCCGCGGCCTTCCCGCCGGCCCCGGCGCCGCCACCGGCCGCATCTACCTGAATGCGGAACGCTGCGTGGAAGCTGCGGACAACGGTGAAAAAGTGCTCCTGGTCCGTCTGGAAACCTCTCCGGAAGACCTGCGCGGCATGATTGCTGCTGAAGGCATCCTGACCGCCCGCGGCGGCGTTTCCTCCCACGCGGCCCTCGTTGCCCGCCAGATGGGCAAGGTCTGCGTCTGCGGCGCTGATGAAGTCATCGTGGACTACAACAACCGCACCGTCACCGTTGGAGGCATGACCTTCAATGAAGGCGACTACATGTCCATCGACGGAACGAGCGGCCTGGTGTACGCCGGCAAGGTGGAAACCTCCCCCTCTGAAATCATCCAGGTGCTGATCTCCAAGACCATGAAGCCGGAAGACAGCCGCACCTACCAGAACTTCGCCAGGCTCATGCAGTGGTGCGACGACTGCACGAAGATGAAAGTGCGCACCAATGCGGACTCCCCCAAGCAGACGGAAACCGCCATCGCCTTCGGCGCTACCGGTATCGGCCTCTGCCGCACGGAGCACATGTTCTTTGAAGGGGATCGGATCGACTTCGTCCGTGAAATGATCCTTTCCACCAAGAAGAGCGACCGCGTGGCCGCCGTTTCCAAGCTCCTTCCCTACCAGAAGGGCGACTTCAAGGGCATCTTCAAGGCGCTCAAGGGCCTGCCGGGCACCATTCGCCTGCTGGACCCGCCCCTGCACGAATTCCTTCCCCAGACGAAGGAACAGCAGCTTGACCTGGCTCAGAAAATCTGCATGCCCGTGGAAGTCATCATGCGCCGCGTGGCTGAACTCCACGAGTTCAACCCGATGCTCGGCCACCGCGGCTGCCGCCTCGGCATTGCCTATCCGGAAATCACGGAAATGCAGGCCCGCGCCATCTTTGAAGCCGCTGTGGAAGTCTCCCAGGAAGAAGGCTTCGCCGTGGTGCCTGAAATCATGGTTCCCCTGGTGGCTTTCAAGAAGGAGCTGGACATCCAGAAAGCCATCATTGACAAGGTGGCCAAGCAGGTATTTGAAGAAAAGGGCGCCAAGGTGGACTACCTCGTCGGCACCATGATTGAAATCCCGCGCGCCGCCGTCACGGCTGACGAAATCGCGGAAACCGCCCAGTTCTTCTCCTTCGGCACCAATGACCTGACCCAGACGGGCCTGGGCATGAGCCGCGACGACTCCGGCTCCTTCCTGCCGCAGTACCAGGAACTGGAAATCATCAAGAAAAACGTCTTCGCCTCCATCGACCAGGAAGGCGTCGGCAAGCTGATGAAGATTGCCGTGGAACTCGGCCGCTCCACCCGTCCGGACATCAAGCTGGGCATCTGCGGCGAACACGGCGGCGACCCTGCTTCCGTCAAGTTCTGCAACACGCTGGGCCTGACCTACGTGAGCTGCTCCCCCTACCGCGTCCCGACCGCCCGTCTGGCCGCCGCCCAGGCAGCTTTGGAACAGGCGTAAGCCTTTTTTGTTAAGGGTTAATAGACAGCCCGTGGTTCTCCGGAACCACGGGCTTTTTTGTGGAGACGGGGGAGGGATGGACTAAAGGGACTTGATGGACGGAGTGGACCAAAATATTAAATAAGAAGATTATTTGCCTCTGTGTTTGCGCTGTTCCAGCCGTGCGCGGGTCATGCGTTCACGGATGCCGCCGTTCTGCATGAAATCCTTTTCCTGGGCTTGAATCAATTTAGCAAGCAGGCCAAGGGCTACGTTAATGAGGATAACGGCTGTATTTGCTCCAAAATGGTCCGAGCGGAAATTCCTGTGCTTGCCCACCCACCGGATAACTTCCTGTGCAGAAGAAAACCTGGCCCTGATCAGCTCTTGCGCGTAAAGACTGTTGTTTTCCCACTGTTCCAATCCCCGCTGGCGCAGATAGGAAAGGTAGTCTTCCTTTAGTTCCTGAAGGCTTCCCTTGGCAATTCCCGTCAGTTTCAATTCAGACGCTTTGCTGACTCCTGAATCCACGCTCCCTTCCGCG
The genomic region above belongs to Akkermansia massiliensis and contains:
- the ppdK gene encoding pyruvate, phosphate dikinase; the encoded protein is MSTNSCACSASTDKFVYSFGGGSADGNGSMKNLLGGKGANLAEMARIGLPVPPGFTITTEVCTYYYDHGCTYPAQLDAQIKEGIARMEQILGRKFGDTEAMPMLVAVRSGARESMPGMMDTILNLGLNEKSVEAMVKATGNPRFAWDCYRRFVQMYGDVVLGVQKNPDEDHEPFEAAIAAIKEERYGNADVEDTKLSADDLKELVSRFKALVLERTGHEFPECPWEQLQGAIGAVFGSWNNDRAIVYRQKYGIPSEWGTAVNVQAMVFGNTGEESGSGVAFTRNPASGENEFYGEFLMNAQGEDVVAGVRTPAPVAALHDVMPAAFNELMRIREVLENHFHDMQDFEFTIQDRTVYMLQTRNGKRTGVAAFRIACEMVEQGLIDWKTAVRRIPADQVDQLLTPIFDREAIKQAKMLTRGLPAGPGAATGRIYLNAERCVEAADNGEKVLLVRLETSPEDLRGMIAAEGILTARGGVSSHAALVARQMGKVCVCGADEVIVDYNNRTVTVGGMTFNEGDYMSIDGTSGLVYAGKVETSPSEIIQVLISKTMKPEDSRTYQNFARLMQWCDDCTKMKVRTNADSPKQTETAIAFGATGIGLCRTEHMFFEGDRIDFVREMILSTKKSDRVAAVSKLLPYQKGDFKGIFKALKGLPGTIRLLDPPLHEFLPQTKEQQLDLAQKICMPVEVIMRRVAELHEFNPMLGHRGCRLGIAYPEITEMQARAIFEAAVEVSQEEGFAVVPEIMVPLVAFKKELDIQKAIIDKVAKQVFEEKGAKVDYLVGTMIEIPRAAVTADEIAETAQFFSFGTNDLTQTGLGMSRDDSGSFLPQYQELEIIKKNVFASIDQEGVGKLMKIAVELGRSTRPDIKLGICGEHGGDPASVKFCNTLGLTYVSCSPYRVPTARLAAAQAALEQA
- a CDS encoding four helix bundle suffix domain-containing protein; its protein translation is MNRMNSMDGMSHGFIPKHGGYRNLVVYRVAEIIYDFTFRFCNKYVKNQGRTYDQMVQAAHSGMQNIAEGSVDSGVSKASELKLTGIAKGSLQELKEDYLSYLRQRGLEQWENNSLYAQELIRARFSSAQEVIRWVGKHRNFRSDHFGANTAVILINVALGLLAKLIQAQEKDFMQNGGIRERMTRARLEQRKHRGK